A stretch of the Larimichthys crocea isolate SSNF chromosome IX, L_crocea_2.0, whole genome shotgun sequence genome encodes the following:
- the rpl37 gene encoding large ribosomal subunit protein eL37 — translation MTKGTSSFGKRRNKTHTLCRRCGSKAYHLQKSSCGKCGYPEKRKRKYNWSAKAKRRNTTGTGRLRHLKVVYRRFRNGFREGTTPKPRRAAVAASSSS, via the exons ATG acgaAGGGAACTTCATCTTTCGGTAAGCGCCGGAACAAGACGCACACCCTGTGCCGTCGTTGCGGCTCCAAGGCCTACCACCTGCAGAAGTCCTCCTGTGGCAAGTGTGGCTACCCCGAGAAGCGCAAGAGAAAGT acAACTGGAGCGCTAAGGCCAAGAGGAGGAACACCACTGGAACCGGCCGTCTGAGACACCTGAAGGTCGTCTACCGCAGGTTCAG GAATGGTTTCAGGGAAGGCACCACCCCCAAACCCAGACGCGCTGCAGTGGCCGCCTCCAGCTCATcctaa
- the st8sia5 gene encoding alpha-2,8-sialyltransferase 8E isoform X3, translated as MLRRRMAYADPSSGKDILGNRSLCFIFICAFGLVTLLQQILYGKNYIKSAQQFSRLKGDETGNWTGPVNFSDDGSLKPARNGRKRYLENYDGSFEYNSTACRELRQEIMDVKVLTINMASRKIHGHGYPSSFHKSLCLSARVKTSDLFERWRNLQVCRWEQNKEETSNFKMSLSRCCNAPSFLFTTKRNTPAGTKLRYEVDTSGILPITTEVFKMFPDDMPYSKSQYKKCAVIGNGGIIKNSKCGKEIDSADFVFRCNIPPINEKYTADVGTKTDLVTINPSIITERFQKLEKWRRPFYEVLQNYENSSVVLPAFYNTRNTDVSFRVKYMLDDFDSQRGVFFFHPQYLLNVQRFWAVQGVRAKRLSSGLMLVTAALEMCEEVHLYGFWAFPMNPSGIFITHHYYDNVKPRPGFHAMPHEIFNFIHMHTRGIIHVHTGQCT; from the exons ATGCTGCGCCGAAGAATGGCATACGCCGACCCGTCGTCGGGGAAAGATATACTCGGCAATAGATcgctttgttttatatttatttgcgCATTTGGACTCGTCACACTATTGCAACAGATTCTCTATGGGAAAAACTACATTAAGAG TGCGCAACAGTTTAGCCGACTCAAAGGGGACGAAACAGGAAATTGGACCGGGCCCGTTAATTTCTCGGATGACGGATCTCTGAAGCCTGCCAGAAATGGAAGGAAAAG GTATCTGGAAAACTATGATGGCTCCTTTGAATACAACTCCACTGCATGCAGGGAGCTCAGACAAGAGATTATGGACGTCAAAGTCCTGACAAT AAACATGGCTAGTCGGAAAATACATGGCCATGGGTATCCTTCCTCATTCCACaagtctctctgcctgtctgccagGGTGAAAACCTCAGATCTGTTTGAGAGATGGAGAAACCTGCAGGTGTGCAGATGGGAGCAGAACAAGGAGGAGACCAGCAACTTTAA GATGTCTCTGTCTCGCTGCTGTAATGCTCCTTCCTTTCTGTTCACCACCAAGAGGAACACTCCTGCAGGGACCAAGCTGAGGTACGAGGTGGACACCAGTGGTATCCTTCCTATCACCACTGAGGTCTTCAAAATGTTCCCAGAT GATATGCCGTATTCCAAGTCACAGTACAAGAAATGTGCTGTCATTGGAAACGGCGGCATCATCAAGAACAGCAAATGTGGAAAGGAAATTGACTCAGCAGATTTTGTGTTTAG GTGCAACATACCACCCATTAATGAGAAGTACACGGCTGACGTCGGCACTAAAACAGATCTGGTGACAATAAATCCGAGCATTATTACTGAGAG ATTTCAGAAGCTGGAGAAGTGGCGGCGACCGTTTTACGAAGTCCTGCAGAATTACGAGAACTCCTCGGTGGTGCTTCCCGCTTTCTACAACACCCGCAACACCGACGTATCGTTCAGAGTCAAGTACATGCTGGATGACTTCGACTCCCAGAGAGGCGTGTTCTTCTTCCACCCTCAGTATCTCCTCAACGTTCAGCGTTTCTGGGCCGTGCAGGGCGTCCGGGCCAAACGGCTCAGCAGCGGCCTGATGCTCGTGACCGCCGCCTTAGAGATGTGCGAGGAAGTCCACCTCTACGGCTTCTGGGCGTTTCCCATGAACCCCTCGGGCATCTTCATCACTCACCATTACTACGACAACGTCAAGCCACGGCCGGGCTTCCACGCCATGCCCCACGAGATCTTCAACTTCATCCACATGCATACTCGTGGGATCATCCACGTACACACGGGGCAGTGCACGTGA
- the st8sia5 gene encoding alpha-2,8-sialyltransferase 8E isoform X1, with the protein MLRRRMAYADPSSGKDILGNRSLCFIFICAFGLVTLLQQILYGKNYIKSAQQFSRLKGDETGNWTGPVNFSDDGSLKPARNGRKRCFRQNFQPDSQISVIVTPCLADIKKKKKRPQRYLENYDGSFEYNSTACRELRQEIMDVKVLTINMASRKIHGHGYPSSFHKSLCLSARVKTSDLFERWRNLQVCRWEQNKEETSNFKMSLSRCCNAPSFLFTTKRNTPAGTKLRYEVDTSGILPITTEVFKMFPDDMPYSKSQYKKCAVIGNGGIIKNSKCGKEIDSADFVFRCNIPPINEKYTADVGTKTDLVTINPSIITERFQKLEKWRRPFYEVLQNYENSSVVLPAFYNTRNTDVSFRVKYMLDDFDSQRGVFFFHPQYLLNVQRFWAVQGVRAKRLSSGLMLVTAALEMCEEVHLYGFWAFPMNPSGIFITHHYYDNVKPRPGFHAMPHEIFNFIHMHTRGIIHVHTGQCT; encoded by the exons ATGCTGCGCCGAAGAATGGCATACGCCGACCCGTCGTCGGGGAAAGATATACTCGGCAATAGATcgctttgttttatatttatttgcgCATTTGGACTCGTCACACTATTGCAACAGATTCTCTATGGGAAAAACTACATTAAGAG TGCGCAACAGTTTAGCCGACTCAAAGGGGACGAAACAGGAAATTGGACCGGGCCCGTTAATTTCTCGGATGACGGATCTCTGAAGCCTGCCAGAAATGGAAGGAAAAG ATGTTTCCGTCAGAATTTTCAGCCAGATTCACAGATCTCCGTAATAGTCACACCCTGCCTAGCCGatattaagaagaaaaaaaaacgcccTCAAAG GTATCTGGAAAACTATGATGGCTCCTTTGAATACAACTCCACTGCATGCAGGGAGCTCAGACAAGAGATTATGGACGTCAAAGTCCTGACAAT AAACATGGCTAGTCGGAAAATACATGGCCATGGGTATCCTTCCTCATTCCACaagtctctctgcctgtctgccagGGTGAAAACCTCAGATCTGTTTGAGAGATGGAGAAACCTGCAGGTGTGCAGATGGGAGCAGAACAAGGAGGAGACCAGCAACTTTAA GATGTCTCTGTCTCGCTGCTGTAATGCTCCTTCCTTTCTGTTCACCACCAAGAGGAACACTCCTGCAGGGACCAAGCTGAGGTACGAGGTGGACACCAGTGGTATCCTTCCTATCACCACTGAGGTCTTCAAAATGTTCCCAGAT GATATGCCGTATTCCAAGTCACAGTACAAGAAATGTGCTGTCATTGGAAACGGCGGCATCATCAAGAACAGCAAATGTGGAAAGGAAATTGACTCAGCAGATTTTGTGTTTAG GTGCAACATACCACCCATTAATGAGAAGTACACGGCTGACGTCGGCACTAAAACAGATCTGGTGACAATAAATCCGAGCATTATTACTGAGAG ATTTCAGAAGCTGGAGAAGTGGCGGCGACCGTTTTACGAAGTCCTGCAGAATTACGAGAACTCCTCGGTGGTGCTTCCCGCTTTCTACAACACCCGCAACACCGACGTATCGTTCAGAGTCAAGTACATGCTGGATGACTTCGACTCCCAGAGAGGCGTGTTCTTCTTCCACCCTCAGTATCTCCTCAACGTTCAGCGTTTCTGGGCCGTGCAGGGCGTCCGGGCCAAACGGCTCAGCAGCGGCCTGATGCTCGTGACCGCCGCCTTAGAGATGTGCGAGGAAGTCCACCTCTACGGCTTCTGGGCGTTTCCCATGAACCCCTCGGGCATCTTCATCACTCACCATTACTACGACAACGTCAAGCCACGGCCGGGCTTCCACGCCATGCCCCACGAGATCTTCAACTTCATCCACATGCATACTCGTGGGATCATCCACGTACACACGGGGCAGTGCACGTGA
- the st8sia5 gene encoding alpha-2,8-sialyltransferase 8E isoform X2, which yields MLRRRMAYADPSSGKDILGNRSLCFIFICAFGLVTLLQQILYGKNYIKSAQQFSRLKGDETGNWTGPVNFSDDGSLKPARNGRKRCFRQNFQPDSQISVIVTPCLADIKKKKKRPQRYLENYDGSFEYNSTACRELRQEIMDVKVLTMVKTSDLFERWRNLQVCRWEQNKEETSNFKMSLSRCCNAPSFLFTTKRNTPAGTKLRYEVDTSGILPITTEVFKMFPDDMPYSKSQYKKCAVIGNGGIIKNSKCGKEIDSADFVFRCNIPPINEKYTADVGTKTDLVTINPSIITERFQKLEKWRRPFYEVLQNYENSSVVLPAFYNTRNTDVSFRVKYMLDDFDSQRGVFFFHPQYLLNVQRFWAVQGVRAKRLSSGLMLVTAALEMCEEVHLYGFWAFPMNPSGIFITHHYYDNVKPRPGFHAMPHEIFNFIHMHTRGIIHVHTGQCT from the exons ATGCTGCGCCGAAGAATGGCATACGCCGACCCGTCGTCGGGGAAAGATATACTCGGCAATAGATcgctttgttttatatttatttgcgCATTTGGACTCGTCACACTATTGCAACAGATTCTCTATGGGAAAAACTACATTAAGAG TGCGCAACAGTTTAGCCGACTCAAAGGGGACGAAACAGGAAATTGGACCGGGCCCGTTAATTTCTCGGATGACGGATCTCTGAAGCCTGCCAGAAATGGAAGGAAAAG ATGTTTCCGTCAGAATTTTCAGCCAGATTCACAGATCTCCGTAATAGTCACACCCTGCCTAGCCGatattaagaagaaaaaaaaacgcccTCAAAG GTATCTGGAAAACTATGATGGCTCCTTTGAATACAACTCCACTGCATGCAGGGAGCTCAGACAAGAGATTATGGACGTCAAAGTCCTGACAAT GGTGAAAACCTCAGATCTGTTTGAGAGATGGAGAAACCTGCAGGTGTGCAGATGGGAGCAGAACAAGGAGGAGACCAGCAACTTTAA GATGTCTCTGTCTCGCTGCTGTAATGCTCCTTCCTTTCTGTTCACCACCAAGAGGAACACTCCTGCAGGGACCAAGCTGAGGTACGAGGTGGACACCAGTGGTATCCTTCCTATCACCACTGAGGTCTTCAAAATGTTCCCAGAT GATATGCCGTATTCCAAGTCACAGTACAAGAAATGTGCTGTCATTGGAAACGGCGGCATCATCAAGAACAGCAAATGTGGAAAGGAAATTGACTCAGCAGATTTTGTGTTTAG GTGCAACATACCACCCATTAATGAGAAGTACACGGCTGACGTCGGCACTAAAACAGATCTGGTGACAATAAATCCGAGCATTATTACTGAGAG ATTTCAGAAGCTGGAGAAGTGGCGGCGACCGTTTTACGAAGTCCTGCAGAATTACGAGAACTCCTCGGTGGTGCTTCCCGCTTTCTACAACACCCGCAACACCGACGTATCGTTCAGAGTCAAGTACATGCTGGATGACTTCGACTCCCAGAGAGGCGTGTTCTTCTTCCACCCTCAGTATCTCCTCAACGTTCAGCGTTTCTGGGCCGTGCAGGGCGTCCGGGCCAAACGGCTCAGCAGCGGCCTGATGCTCGTGACCGCCGCCTTAGAGATGTGCGAGGAAGTCCACCTCTACGGCTTCTGGGCGTTTCCCATGAACCCCTCGGGCATCTTCATCACTCACCATTACTACGACAACGTCAAGCCACGGCCGGGCTTCCACGCCATGCCCCACGAGATCTTCAACTTCATCCACATGCATACTCGTGGGATCATCCACGTACACACGGGGCAGTGCACGTGA
- the st8sia5 gene encoding alpha-2,8-sialyltransferase 8E isoform X4, translating into MLRRRMAYADPSSGKDILGNRSLCFIFICAFGLVTLLQQILYGKNYIKSAQQFSRLKGDETGNWTGPVNFSDDGSLKPARNGRKRYLENYDGSFEYNSTACRELRQEIMDVKVLTMVKTSDLFERWRNLQVCRWEQNKEETSNFKMSLSRCCNAPSFLFTTKRNTPAGTKLRYEVDTSGILPITTEVFKMFPDDMPYSKSQYKKCAVIGNGGIIKNSKCGKEIDSADFVFRCNIPPINEKYTADVGTKTDLVTINPSIITERFQKLEKWRRPFYEVLQNYENSSVVLPAFYNTRNTDVSFRVKYMLDDFDSQRGVFFFHPQYLLNVQRFWAVQGVRAKRLSSGLMLVTAALEMCEEVHLYGFWAFPMNPSGIFITHHYYDNVKPRPGFHAMPHEIFNFIHMHTRGIIHVHTGQCT; encoded by the exons ATGCTGCGCCGAAGAATGGCATACGCCGACCCGTCGTCGGGGAAAGATATACTCGGCAATAGATcgctttgttttatatttatttgcgCATTTGGACTCGTCACACTATTGCAACAGATTCTCTATGGGAAAAACTACATTAAGAG TGCGCAACAGTTTAGCCGACTCAAAGGGGACGAAACAGGAAATTGGACCGGGCCCGTTAATTTCTCGGATGACGGATCTCTGAAGCCTGCCAGAAATGGAAGGAAAAG GTATCTGGAAAACTATGATGGCTCCTTTGAATACAACTCCACTGCATGCAGGGAGCTCAGACAAGAGATTATGGACGTCAAAGTCCTGACAAT GGTGAAAACCTCAGATCTGTTTGAGAGATGGAGAAACCTGCAGGTGTGCAGATGGGAGCAGAACAAGGAGGAGACCAGCAACTTTAA GATGTCTCTGTCTCGCTGCTGTAATGCTCCTTCCTTTCTGTTCACCACCAAGAGGAACACTCCTGCAGGGACCAAGCTGAGGTACGAGGTGGACACCAGTGGTATCCTTCCTATCACCACTGAGGTCTTCAAAATGTTCCCAGAT GATATGCCGTATTCCAAGTCACAGTACAAGAAATGTGCTGTCATTGGAAACGGCGGCATCATCAAGAACAGCAAATGTGGAAAGGAAATTGACTCAGCAGATTTTGTGTTTAG GTGCAACATACCACCCATTAATGAGAAGTACACGGCTGACGTCGGCACTAAAACAGATCTGGTGACAATAAATCCGAGCATTATTACTGAGAG ATTTCAGAAGCTGGAGAAGTGGCGGCGACCGTTTTACGAAGTCCTGCAGAATTACGAGAACTCCTCGGTGGTGCTTCCCGCTTTCTACAACACCCGCAACACCGACGTATCGTTCAGAGTCAAGTACATGCTGGATGACTTCGACTCCCAGAGAGGCGTGTTCTTCTTCCACCCTCAGTATCTCCTCAACGTTCAGCGTTTCTGGGCCGTGCAGGGCGTCCGGGCCAAACGGCTCAGCAGCGGCCTGATGCTCGTGACCGCCGCCTTAGAGATGTGCGAGGAAGTCCACCTCTACGGCTTCTGGGCGTTTCCCATGAACCCCTCGGGCATCTTCATCACTCACCATTACTACGACAACGTCAAGCCACGGCCGGGCTTCCACGCCATGCCCCACGAGATCTTCAACTTCATCCACATGCATACTCGTGGGATCATCCACGTACACACGGGGCAGTGCACGTGA